Proteins encoded in a region of the Mycolicibacterium neoaurum genome:
- a CDS encoding amino acid adenylation domain-containing protein, which produces MSDAPAIVDVMALSPLQQGLYSLSGLTGSEAGADPYVIAMAADVSGALDAELLRSCAVAMLERHPNIRVSFFQGNLSRPVAVVPAAFDLPWQHVVVADADEAAAVELQARTRPFDLAHGPAIRFVLAELPAAQWRFVVVAHHIVIDGWSLPVFVGELMALYGAAGDTTVLPPARPYRDYIGWLAARDPAASRQRWHTHLAGLDGPTMLTPALSGDTAGGLPERTEAELDEQATERLFEAARARGVTVSTLFQMAWATILSAFTDRDDVVFGVTVSGRPDELSGVESMVGLFINTVPLRIRLNAGERVGRQCLAVQRQAAELREHSYLSHAELRSAGGIGELYDTLLVYENFPPGGVVGGGDLVMGDAVIRPAALESLSHFPVTIAAHPTDGRLTVLVETTADALGLLDPATLAARVLAVVQRLLTGWDRPLRDIAVTLDGEVDVSGSESDFVPADGGIHGVISAVAAERPDAPALSWDSGSLTYRELDTAADRLAAELQRRGVGAEVPVPILLARGPDYVVAMLAVLKAGGVIVPLDPGMPSQRVQEIISQTGAELVVDDALLAGVGDLAATAVAAAVGPDQGAYIIFTSGTTGKPKGVIGTHHAVLAYGADHATRMLRPARDRLGRDLRIAHAWSFTFDAAWQPLVALFEGHCVHIISSSVQRDAEALVAEIGRFGVDMIDTTPSMFSQLRAAGLLSTVPLAVLALGGENIDTAAWQGIRTECERTGMRAHNCYGPTETTVEAVVAAIADHPQPCIGGPTATSAVHVLDSWLRAVPDGVAGELYLSGAQLTRGYLGRPGETAARFVADPVHPGGRIYRTGDVVRRLPGSGALQYLGRSDDQVKIRGFRVEPGEVVAALYRHPEVHHAHVAVRRHRSGPRLTAYVVSEVATSELRRMLTATLPKYLVPHHIIDVDEIPLTAHGKVDDRALAALDADRGVGVAAEFAAPSTETEIAIAEVLGDLLDARVVDVNADFLDLGLDSIVALSVVQAVRRRGIPLRARLMLECATVRELASAVDSDIVGDPVDTDDTGVIPLLPAAHWLLAHGDARRLAQTEAIRLPAEVTRERLELLLGNVVDGHQVLRCRLDRATMSLVEQPRERDLLTEARVTGDLAAAVAEHTDSSIQRLDPESGVLFDAVWLHHDSGAEVLVLTAHVLAMDPASWQIVLGELETGWHALAADHNPAPVREHTSLRRWSRLLAERALKLDTCDFWERQLEGPDPDLGARRVCPDTDRAADAEISMVFVGRALTARVLAAPVGVTEVLAAATARMITEWWRQRETAQGTPLLAIETHGRADIAVSEGLADEHRQIDTGDTVGLLSAIYPVRLSSRDAIGVAAELAAIPGDGIDYALLRYLRTDTGERLGGHREPQVLLNYLGRLRQVPGRSALTVDRALLNEVSRIPEPNVAIRHEITLNVLMVEKDGEPVLGTQWRTLPDIFTADDVATLQALWQEALNEVIS; this is translated from the coding sequence ATGAGTGATGCACCGGCCATCGTCGACGTGATGGCACTGAGCCCGCTGCAACAGGGGTTGTACTCGCTGTCCGGACTGACCGGCAGCGAAGCGGGAGCCGACCCGTACGTCATCGCGATGGCCGCCGACGTGTCCGGTGCCCTGGACGCCGAATTGCTGCGGTCATGCGCCGTGGCGATGTTGGAGCGCCATCCCAACATCCGGGTCAGCTTCTTCCAGGGAAACCTCAGCAGACCGGTCGCGGTGGTCCCTGCGGCCTTCGACCTGCCCTGGCAGCACGTGGTGGTCGCCGATGCCGACGAGGCCGCCGCGGTGGAACTACAGGCCCGCACGCGGCCGTTCGATCTGGCGCACGGACCGGCGATCCGGTTCGTACTGGCCGAACTGCCGGCGGCACAATGGCGATTCGTGGTTGTCGCCCATCACATCGTCATCGACGGCTGGTCGCTGCCGGTGTTCGTCGGTGAGCTCATGGCGCTCTACGGCGCCGCGGGTGACACCACCGTGCTGCCTCCGGCCCGACCGTACCGCGATTACATCGGCTGGCTGGCCGCACGGGACCCGGCGGCCAGCAGACAACGCTGGCACACTCATCTGGCCGGTCTCGACGGACCGACGATGCTGACCCCGGCGCTGTCCGGAGACACCGCCGGTGGGTTGCCCGAGCGCACCGAGGCCGAACTCGACGAGCAGGCCACCGAGCGCTTGTTCGAGGCCGCCCGCGCCCGTGGTGTCACCGTCAGCACGCTCTTCCAGATGGCATGGGCCACCATCCTTTCGGCTTTCACCGACCGCGACGACGTGGTGTTCGGGGTGACGGTGTCCGGGCGACCCGACGAACTGTCCGGTGTCGAGTCGATGGTGGGCCTGTTCATCAACACGGTCCCCCTGCGGATCCGCCTGAACGCCGGCGAGCGTGTCGGCCGGCAGTGCCTTGCGGTGCAGCGTCAAGCCGCCGAGCTACGCGAGCACAGCTACCTCAGTCACGCCGAACTGCGCAGTGCGGGCGGCATTGGCGAGCTGTACGACACCCTGCTGGTGTACGAGAACTTCCCGCCCGGTGGCGTGGTCGGTGGCGGCGATCTCGTGATGGGCGACGCGGTGATCCGGCCCGCGGCGCTGGAGAGCCTGTCGCATTTTCCGGTGACCATCGCCGCGCATCCGACGGACGGCCGTCTGACCGTGCTCGTCGAAACCACCGCCGATGCACTGGGTCTGCTCGACCCCGCGACCCTCGCCGCGCGGGTGCTGGCGGTGGTTCAGCGGCTGCTCACCGGTTGGGATCGTCCGCTGCGCGATATCGCCGTCACCCTCGACGGTGAGGTCGACGTGTCCGGATCCGAATCAGACTTCGTGCCTGCCGACGGCGGCATCCACGGTGTGATCTCCGCGGTCGCTGCCGAGCGGCCCGACGCGCCCGCCCTCAGCTGGGATTCCGGCAGCCTGACCTACCGTGAACTCGATACCGCCGCCGACCGTTTGGCCGCGGAACTGCAGCGCAGGGGAGTGGGCGCCGAGGTGCCCGTACCGATCCTGCTGGCCCGCGGACCCGACTACGTGGTGGCGATGCTCGCCGTGCTCAAGGCCGGTGGGGTGATCGTGCCGCTGGACCCGGGGATGCCGTCGCAACGCGTGCAGGAGATCATCTCTCAGACCGGTGCCGAACTCGTCGTCGACGATGCCCTGCTGGCAGGTGTGGGCGATCTCGCCGCCACCGCGGTCGCCGCGGCAGTCGGCCCCGATCAGGGCGCCTACATCATCTTCACCTCGGGTACCACCGGAAAACCCAAGGGCGTCATCGGAACCCACCACGCAGTTCTCGCCTACGGCGCGGACCACGCGACCCGGATGCTGCGCCCCGCGCGGGATCGGCTCGGTCGCGATCTGCGGATCGCGCACGCGTGGTCGTTCACCTTCGATGCGGCGTGGCAGCCACTGGTGGCGCTCTTCGAGGGACACTGCGTCCACATCATCAGCTCGTCCGTGCAACGCGATGCCGAGGCGCTGGTCGCCGAGATCGGCAGGTTCGGCGTCGACATGATCGACACCACCCCGTCGATGTTCAGCCAGCTGCGCGCCGCCGGCTTGCTGTCGACCGTGCCGTTGGCCGTGCTCGCCCTCGGCGGTGAGAACATCGACACCGCCGCGTGGCAGGGCATCCGCACCGAATGCGAGCGCACCGGGATGCGCGCGCACAACTGTTACGGGCCTACCGAGACCACCGTCGAGGCCGTGGTGGCCGCGATTGCTGACCACCCGCAACCGTGCATCGGCGGGCCGACCGCGACGAGCGCCGTCCATGTGCTGGACTCCTGGCTGCGGGCCGTTCCCGACGGAGTGGCCGGCGAGCTGTACCTCAGCGGTGCGCAGCTCACCCGCGGATATCTCGGTAGGCCAGGGGAAACCGCGGCCCGGTTCGTCGCCGACCCGGTACATCCTGGCGGGCGGATTTACCGCACCGGCGATGTGGTGCGCCGCCTACCGGGGTCGGGGGCGCTGCAGTATCTGGGGCGCAGCGATGACCAGGTCAAGATCCGCGGTTTCCGGGTGGAGCCCGGTGAGGTGGTGGCCGCGCTCTACCGCCACCCCGAGGTGCACCACGCCCATGTCGCGGTGCGCAGGCATCGCAGCGGTCCGCGGCTGACGGCGTATGTGGTGTCCGAGGTGGCCACCTCGGAACTGCGCAGGATGCTCACCGCGACGCTACCCAAGTACCTTGTCCCGCATCACATCATCGATGTCGATGAGATCCCGTTGACCGCCCACGGGAAGGTCGATGACCGGGCACTGGCCGCACTCGACGCCGATCGCGGTGTCGGGGTGGCTGCGGAGTTCGCCGCGCCGAGCACCGAGACGGAGATCGCGATCGCCGAGGTGCTCGGGGATCTGCTCGATGCCCGAGTGGTCGACGTCAACGCCGACTTCCTGGATCTGGGACTGGACAGCATCGTGGCGTTGTCGGTGGTGCAGGCGGTGCGCCGGCGCGGAATTCCGCTGCGGGCCAGGCTGATGCTGGAATGTGCGACCGTGCGTGAGCTGGCGAGCGCCGTCGACAGCGATATCGTCGGTGATCCGGTGGACACCGACGACACCGGAGTGATCCCGCTGTTGCCCGCGGCACACTGGCTGCTGGCGCACGGAGACGCCCGCCGACTGGCCCAGACCGAGGCGATCCGGCTGCCCGCCGAGGTCACCCGGGAGCGCCTGGAGCTGTTGCTGGGCAATGTGGTCGACGGTCACCAGGTGCTCCGATGCCGACTCGACCGGGCCACGATGAGTCTGGTCGAACAGCCGCGTGAGCGGGATCTGCTCACCGAGGCCCGGGTGACCGGTGATCTGGCAGCGGCCGTCGCCGAGCACACCGACTCCTCGATCCAGCGGCTCGATCCCGAAAGCGGAGTGTTGTTCGACGCGGTCTGGCTGCACCATGACAGCGGTGCCGAGGTCCTGGTGTTGACCGCGCATGTGCTGGCGATGGATCCCGCGTCCTGGCAGATCGTGCTGGGTGAACTGGAAACCGGTTGGCACGCATTGGCTGCCGATCACAATCCGGCGCCGGTCCGCGAGCACACCTCGCTGCGGCGTTGGTCGAGGCTGCTGGCCGAGCGCGCGTTGAAACTGGACACCTGCGATTTCTGGGAACGTCAGCTCGAGGGCCCCGATCCCGATCTGGGTGCCCGGAGGGTCTGTCCGGACACCGACCGGGCCGCCGACGCCGAGATCAGCATGGTCTTCGTCGGCAGGGCGCTCACCGCGCGGGTGCTGGCGGCTCCGGTCGGGGTGACCGAGGTGCTGGCGGCGGCGACCGCACGCATGATCACCGAATGGTGGCGCCAGCGCGAAACTGCCCAGGGCACACCGCTGTTGGCCATCGAGACCCACGGCAGAGCGGATATCGCCGTATCGGAAGGGCTGGCCGACGAGCACCGCCAGATCGACACCGGCGATACCGTCGGATTGCTCAGCGCCATCTACCCGGTGCGGTTGTCCTCTCGGGACGCCATCGGGGTGGCCGCCGAGCTGGCGGCCATACCCGGTGACGGGATCGACTATGCGCTGTTGCGATATCTGCGCACCGATACCGGTGAACGCCTCGGCGGCCACCGCGAACCGCAGGTGCTGCTGAACTATCTCGGCCGGCTGCGCCAGGTGCCCGGTCGATCGGCGCTCACGGTCGACCGGGCACTGCTCAACGAGGTATCCCGGATCCCCGAGCCGAATGTGGCCATCCGCCACGAGATCACGCTCAACGTGCTGATGGTCGAGAAGGACGGGGAGCCCGTGCTCGGAACCCAATGGCGCACACTGCCCGACATCTTCACCGCCGATGACGTCGCGACGCTGCAGGCGCTGTGGCAGGAAGCTCTGAACGAGGTGATCTCATGA
- a CDS encoding amino acid adenylation domain-containing protein, which produces MRRKLAERGLASAPTQPVQSGLSDGQRRMWFVQAVDPTGVLLNISLSYRLTGALDADRLHTALQSVARRHPLLRTTYNADADGEPQETLHEDLRPGWAFHDLSEMSERARGLRLEVLAQREFGTAFDLTTDSPLRITLVRLRADEHVMLLVAHHIAWDDGCWRIFFADLTRAYEGAALDPAPSVAAAATGDDAEDLDYWRQVMAQPPEPLELPGPTGSAVPTVFRSQRSTITLAPATVAKVTELARDSGSTPYMVLLAAFGALIHRYTHTDDFLVATPVLNRGSEDALGYYGNTVVMRLRPQARNGFRDLLAATRDTALGAFAHQRINLDRVVAEINPDRRHGAERMTRISFGFREPDGGGFRPDGVHCVRGELRGHVTQLPLGFMVEWDGRENGTVTVEAEHLTEIISADLATRMLDSFSVLLDDALTDPDRPLARLDVLSHADAEWLRAVSTGEHFETPAMTLTQAVENQAAATPDNIAVVYEGRHYTYREINETSNRLAHWLIDRGIGAEDRVAVLMDKSPELVISALGIIKSGAVYLPIDPGYPEDRLTYILADSDPKVVLRELPAELTDCRDDNPTDTDRVRPLRPENTAYLIYTSGSTGLPKGVPVPHRPVAEYFAWFGDEYQVTEADRLLQVASQGFDVSIGEIFGMLAAGARLVIPKPDGLTDIGYLTDLLRDEGVTSMHFVPSLLGLFLSLPGVNEWRTLQRVPIGGEALPGEVADKFHAMFDALLHNFYGPTETVINCSRYKVEGKQGSRIVPIGTPKINTTIHLLDDHLQPVPVGVIGEIYIGGTHVAHGYHHRWGLTAERFVADPFNPGRRMYRSGDLARRNADGDIEFVGRADEQVKIRGFRIELGEVAAAISVDPSVGQAVVIAADVPGLGKSLLAYVTPAADGATVEIDRIRSRVAAALPEYMIPAAYVEVGEIPITAHGKIDRRALPEPEISAATAFREPETDTERQVAGLFGELLGRDQVGADDSFFELGGHSLLATKLVAAVRSRCRVDIGVQEIFELATVGAIAARIDTVIAAGGGSDRPPMVAVPRGGPLQMSAAQLRQWFQFRIDGPNPVNNIPFAARLTGPTDPAAFVAAINDVVARHEILRTTYREIDGAPYQIVNPVADVPVRRARGDGEEWLQSELTAERRYCFDLENDPPLRAAVLSTGDAHVLSLVVHHIAADHWSAGVLFTDVLTAYRARTAGQTPDFAPLPVQYADYAAWQAQLLGGQTPSIEAQRDYWVEQLAGLPEENGLRPDFPRPPVPDGEGGALPFTIDTDTRAKLTELTRELGITEFMLLQAAVAVALHKAGEGIDIPLGTPVAGRTEPELDGLIGFFINILVLRNNLDGNPTVREVLRRAREMALGAYAHQDLPFDRVVEAVAPVRSLSRNPLFGVVVHVREELPADRVIATGPEGGGETRFTALEPTFDVAHADLSLNFFAETTADGAPAGYQGTVIYRTELYRPDTAARLISWLRRVIAAFADNPDATLRDITIAGDDQTVTRFSSEVAPRTGLPQTAGANRVLVLDEWLSPAAVGVAGDLYYAGGAIDTAAAEAPAAAVSRYPANPFGNGYLYRTGDRARWTAEGELQYLESGDPEVQAVLEAIPGVAAALTRTWQTRSGQVLAGYVVLSDPNAEFDRSALPERLAVLPVTVLATLADPLPRPVVTTIAPSEPARTDTERVLAGMLTDLLSASEVGRHDDFFSLGGDSILAVQLAARARDAGVPLTARMVFEHPVLAELSAAVDEKSREAGACGTNSDTRHAPMAASGLSPDELAALTAGWGSEKP; this is translated from the coding sequence ATGCGTCGCAAGCTCGCCGAACGCGGACTGGCCAGCGCGCCGACGCAACCGGTGCAGAGCGGACTGTCCGACGGGCAGCGCCGGATGTGGTTCGTCCAGGCCGTCGACCCGACCGGAGTGCTGCTCAACATCAGCCTGTCCTACCGGCTGACCGGTGCACTGGACGCCGACCGGCTGCATACCGCCCTGCAGTCCGTCGCGCGGCGGCATCCGTTGTTGCGCACCACCTACAACGCCGATGCCGACGGTGAACCACAGGAGACCCTGCACGAGGATCTGCGGCCGGGCTGGGCGTTCCACGACCTGTCGGAGATGTCCGAGCGTGCCCGCGGGTTGCGGCTGGAGGTGTTGGCCCAACGCGAGTTCGGCACCGCCTTCGACCTGACCACGGACTCACCGCTACGCATCACGCTGGTGCGCCTGCGCGCCGACGAGCACGTGATGCTGCTGGTCGCCCACCACATCGCCTGGGACGACGGTTGCTGGCGCATCTTCTTCGCCGACCTCACCCGCGCCTACGAAGGCGCCGCGCTCGACCCCGCACCGTCGGTGGCGGCCGCCGCCACTGGCGACGATGCCGAGGACCTGGACTACTGGCGTCAGGTGATGGCGCAACCCCCCGAGCCACTGGAGCTTCCGGGGCCGACCGGTTCGGCGGTGCCGACGGTGTTCCGCTCCCAGCGCAGCACCATCACCCTCGCGCCGGCGACCGTGGCGAAGGTCACCGAGTTGGCTCGCGATTCGGGCTCGACCCCGTACATGGTGCTGCTGGCCGCATTCGGCGCCCTGATCCATCGCTACACCCACACCGATGACTTCCTGGTCGCAACGCCAGTGCTGAACCGCGGCTCCGAGGACGCGCTGGGCTACTACGGCAATACCGTCGTCATGCGTCTGCGTCCGCAGGCTCGCAACGGATTCCGCGATCTGCTGGCGGCAACGCGGGACACCGCGCTCGGTGCCTTCGCCCACCAACGCATCAACCTCGACCGCGTGGTCGCCGAGATCAATCCCGACCGACGCCACGGCGCCGAACGGATGACCCGCATCAGCTTCGGGTTCCGAGAACCGGACGGTGGCGGGTTCCGGCCCGACGGTGTGCATTGCGTGCGCGGTGAACTGCGCGGCCACGTGACCCAGCTGCCGTTGGGCTTCATGGTCGAATGGGACGGTCGCGAAAACGGCACCGTCACCGTCGAAGCCGAGCACCTCACCGAGATCATCAGCGCCGACCTCGCGACCAGGATGCTCGATTCCTTTTCCGTACTGCTCGACGACGCGCTGACCGATCCTGACCGTCCGCTTGCCCGACTGGATGTGCTCTCACACGCCGACGCCGAATGGTTGCGCGCCGTGTCGACCGGTGAGCACTTCGAGACGCCGGCGATGACCCTGACCCAGGCGGTCGAGAACCAGGCGGCCGCCACCCCGGACAACATCGCCGTCGTCTACGAGGGTCGGCACTACACCTACCGGGAGATCAACGAGACCTCGAACCGACTGGCGCACTGGCTCATCGACCGGGGTATCGGCGCCGAGGATCGGGTGGCGGTCCTCATGGACAAGTCCCCGGAACTGGTCATCAGCGCGCTCGGCATCATCAAATCGGGGGCCGTCTACCTGCCGATCGACCCCGGCTATCCCGAGGATCGGCTGACCTACATCCTGGCCGACTCCGATCCCAAGGTCGTCCTGCGCGAACTCCCCGCGGAGCTGACCGATTGCCGCGATGACAATCCCACCGACACCGATCGGGTGCGTCCGCTGCGCCCGGAGAACACCGCCTACCTGATCTACACCTCGGGGTCGACCGGCCTGCCCAAGGGCGTACCGGTCCCACACCGCCCCGTCGCCGAGTACTTCGCCTGGTTCGGCGACGAGTATCAGGTGACCGAGGCCGACCGGTTGCTGCAAGTGGCATCCCAGGGGTTCGACGTGTCGATCGGAGAGATCTTCGGCATGCTCGCCGCCGGTGCCCGGCTGGTCATTCCCAAACCGGACGGACTCACCGATATCGGCTACCTGACCGATCTCCTGCGCGACGAGGGCGTCACCTCGATGCACTTCGTGCCCTCGCTGCTGGGGCTGTTCCTCTCCCTGCCCGGCGTGAACGAATGGCGCACCCTGCAACGGGTCCCGATCGGCGGCGAGGCGTTACCCGGCGAGGTCGCCGACAAGTTCCACGCCATGTTCGACGCGCTGCTGCACAACTTCTACGGTCCCACCGAGACCGTGATCAACTGCTCCCGGTACAAGGTCGAAGGTAAACAGGGATCGCGGATCGTGCCCATCGGCACCCCGAAGATCAACACCACCATCCACCTGCTCGATGATCACCTGCAACCGGTTCCCGTCGGGGTGATCGGTGAGATCTACATCGGTGGAACGCATGTCGCGCACGGCTACCACCACCGCTGGGGACTGACGGCCGAACGTTTCGTGGCCGACCCGTTCAACCCCGGCCGACGGATGTACCGATCTGGTGATCTGGCCCGCCGCAATGCCGACGGGGATATCGAATTCGTCGGTCGCGCCGACGAGCAGGTCAAGATCCGCGGATTCCGCATCGAGCTCGGTGAGGTCGCGGCTGCGATCTCGGTCGACCCGTCGGTCGGGCAGGCCGTTGTCATCGCCGCCGACGTTCCCGGGTTGGGCAAGAGTCTGCTCGCCTACGTGACCCCGGCCGCCGACGGCGCCACCGTGGAGATCGACCGTATTCGCAGCCGCGTCGCGGCGGCCCTGCCGGAGTACATGATCCCCGCCGCCTATGTGGAGGTCGGCGAAATTCCGATCACCGCGCACGGCAAGATCGACCGCAGAGCCCTTCCCGAGCCCGAGATCTCGGCGGCCACCGCCTTCCGCGAGCCCGAGACCGACACCGAACGGCAGGTCGCCGGCCTGTTCGGTGAGCTGCTCGGCCGCGATCAGGTCGGTGCCGACGACTCGTTCTTCGAATTGGGCGGACACTCGCTGCTGGCCACCAAGCTGGTCGCCGCCGTGCGGTCACGTTGCCGGGTCGACATCGGTGTCCAAGAGATCTTCGAGCTGGCCACCGTCGGCGCCATTGCCGCCCGTATCGACACCGTCATCGCCGCCGGCGGCGGTTCGGATCGCCCGCCTATGGTGGCGGTGCCACGCGGGGGGCCGCTGCAGATGTCGGCCGCTCAGCTGCGCCAATGGTTCCAGTTCCGTATCGACGGTCCCAACCCGGTCAACAACATCCCCTTCGCCGCCAGGCTCACCGGCCCCACCGACCCGGCAGCCTTCGTCGCCGCCATCAACGACGTGGTCGCCAGGCACGAGATCCTGCGCACCACCTATCGCGAGATCGACGGTGCGCCTTACCAGATCGTGAACCCGGTGGCTGACGTCCCGGTGCGCCGGGCGCGCGGTGACGGGGAGGAGTGGCTGCAGTCCGAGCTGACCGCCGAGCGCCGATACTGCTTCGACCTGGAGAACGACCCGCCGCTGCGTGCAGCCGTGCTCAGCACCGGTGACGCTCACGTGCTGTCGCTGGTGGTGCATCACATCGCCGCCGATCACTGGTCGGCAGGCGTGTTGTTCACCGACGTGTTGACCGCTTACCGGGCCCGCACCGCCGGGCAGACACCGGATTTCGCGCCGCTGCCGGTTCAGTACGCCGACTACGCGGCCTGGCAGGCCCAGCTGCTCGGTGGCCAGACCCCCAGCATCGAGGCCCAGCGCGACTACTGGGTCGAACAACTGGCCGGGCTGCCCGAGGAGAACGGGTTGCGCCCCGACTTCCCGCGGCCACCGGTACCCGATGGCGAGGGCGGCGCACTGCCGTTCACCATCGACACCGACACTCGCGCCAAGCTCACGGAGCTCACCAGGGAACTGGGCATCACGGAGTTCATGCTGCTGCAGGCCGCCGTCGCGGTCGCGCTGCACAAGGCCGGCGAGGGCATCGACATCCCGCTGGGCACCCCGGTGGCCGGCCGGACCGAACCCGAGCTCGACGGCCTGATCGGCTTCTTCATCAACATCCTGGTGCTGCGCAACAACTTGGACGGCAACCCGACCGTGCGCGAGGTGTTGCGCCGCGCCCGGGAGATGGCCCTCGGTGCCTACGCACACCAGGACCTGCCGTTCGACCGGGTGGTGGAGGCGGTGGCGCCGGTGCGCTCGCTGTCGCGCAACCCGCTGTTCGGTGTCGTCGTGCATGTCCGCGAAGAACTGCCCGCCGATCGGGTCATCGCCACCGGACCCGAAGGTGGCGGTGAAACTCGTTTCACCGCATTGGAACCGACGTTCGATGTCGCACACGCGGACCTGTCGCTGAACTTCTTCGCCGAGACGACAGCAGACGGTGCGCCGGCGGGATACCAGGGCACCGTCATCTACCGCACCGAGCTCTACCGGCCGGATACCGCGGCGCGCCTGATCAGCTGGCTGCGTCGGGTCATCGCGGCGTTTGCCGACAACCCCGATGCCACCCTGCGCGATATCACCATCGCCGGAGACGACCAGACCGTGACGCGGTTCAGCAGCGAGGTCGCGCCACGGACCGGGCTGCCGCAGACCGCAGGTGCGAACCGGGTTTTGGTACTCGACGAATGGTTGAGCCCGGCGGCCGTCGGTGTCGCCGGTGATCTCTACTACGCCGGCGGTGCCATCGACACCGCAGCCGCGGAGGCGCCTGCTGCCGCGGTATCCCGGTATCCGGCGAACCCGTTCGGCAACGGGTATCTCTATCGCACCGGCGATCGGGCACGTTGGACCGCCGAGGGGGAACTGCAGTACCTGGAGAGCGGCGATCCCGAGGTGCAGGCCGTCCTGGAGGCTATACCCGGGGTGGCCGCCGCGCTGACCAGGACCTGGCAGACCCGCAGCGGCCAGGTGCTCGCGGGATACGTGGTGTTATCGGACCCCAACGCCGAATTCGACCGCAGCGCACTGCCCGAGCGCCTTGCCGTGCTGCCGGTCACCGTGCTGGCGACGCTGGCCGACCCGCTGCCCCGACCTGTGGTCACCACCATCGCACCGAGCGAGCCCGCCCGCACCGACACCGAGCGTGTGTTGGCGGGCATGCTGACCGATCTGCTCTCCGCGTCCGAGGTCGGCCGACACGACGACTTCTTCAGTCTCGGTGGCGACAGCATCCTGGCGGTGCAACTGGCTGCGCGGGCCCGCGACGCCGGAGTGCCGTTGACGGCCAGGATGGTGTTCGAGCATCCGGTCCTGGCCGAGTTGTCCGCCGCCGTCGACGAGAAGTCACGGGAGGCAGGCGCTTGCGGAACCAACAGCGACACCCGCCACGCACCGATGGCCGCCTCCGGGCTGTCTCCCGATGAGCTTGCCGCCCTGACTGCGGGGTGGGGAAGCGAAAAGCCATGA